The region TGACTAGATGGAATTTAAAACCATCTGTACTTGCAATAGCCTCAAATTGTAAGTCAGAGGATTTCAAGTGGGGTTTGGCATTATCTTGTTGGATGTATATCTCCTTGTTTGCATTGGCTGGCCACTTTGCCTTGATTGTTGGTATAATCTGAGCATGAAATGTTAATGCAAGCTTAGTTACCTAAATGATGACCTTAATAATGTCTATACTGTAATGAGAAACACTTAAATGTACAAACCTGATTAAGAAGACATTTTCTCATGGCTTCTTTGTTAACTGATGGGATAGGCTTTGTCTCTAGTGTCCCTCTTGGCCTATTCTTTGACTTCCTCATGGCTGGCACTTGTTGTGTGAATGGAAATATGCTTATTTTACCATCAAAGATGGGCTGCCCATCACTGCCAAACATTGGCCTACTGACAGCACACATGAACATCACTTTAGTGATGAATCTTTTTGACTTACAAGACCTGTAAGGCTCATCCTCCTCCGGCAACAGGTAGTATCTGTCTGAAGTCTTTGTCATGTAGAACCATTTCTCATCAATGTGAACAATGTTGTGCATTGCATGATATGTTAGCTTTCCTTCAGATATGGTTGGCTGAATATGACTAAGACTCCATCTCATTCTtgctattttgttcacatcagtaaGTGCAGGCTTGATGGCATTTGTATGGGCTCTGATTTTGTTTCCCTTCACCCATCTGCCAGCTGTGGACTTGCTAACATCCATCTTAATAGCAAGTTTTCTGATGGAGGATCTCTCAAGCATTGACAAGTGTCTAAACTTGTCTTCATCAAGATTTACTTTACCTTTTTTCTTAGTATAACCTGATGCTTTGCCTTTCAAGACAACAGGTTGGCCTTGTTCAATTTGATGAGTGGCTATCCTCCACAAGCGGCTGACTGTCCTTGGATGCACTCTGAATTTTGTTGCAGCTGCTATGAGTGAACCATGTGGAAGTGCTCCAGCTCTGCATTGCTGTTGAAGGAACTGCACAATATGGTTTTTCTCTTGGCTGCTCAAACTTAGAGAGGCCCTCGGCCCTTGGCCAAACTCTGCCTCTTGTGGAGGCTCTGGCTCTGGAAACTGATCCTCTGGCTCTTGAAACTGATCCTGTTCGAACAGCTCCTGCTCCATCTCTTCATCCATCTCTTGCTCCATCTCCATTGCccaatgatgaaaattttctgagggCAACTTAGCTATAAATAGGTTTGCTTTCTTTTTTGGTAGGTGGAATAGATGAGTTTGATAGGAATGGAGTGAATGTATTTATAGGTTTAGCTTAAGCATAGACAAGTTTCCCTCCATTTATTGTATAGCATTCCCTCCAAATTTTGGAGTTTGAAATAAAGAAAGCACTATTAATCCTTGTTTGAATCAAGTATGGGCCGGATGCCCTTTTTTGTGTTTCAACCttcattattttttgttattagtAAATGATTAATCATAATGAACATTTATTTAccttaagttt is a window of Salvia splendens isolate huo1 chromosome 3, SspV2, whole genome shotgun sequence DNA encoding:
- the LOC121796863 gene encoding uncharacterized protein LOC121796863; translation: MEMEQEMDEEMEQELFEQDQFQEPEDQFPEPEPPQEAEFGQGPRASLSLSSQEKNHIVQFLQQQCRAGALPHGSLIAAATKFRVHPRTVSRLWRIATHQIEQGQPVVLKGKASGYTKKKGKVNLDEDKFRHLSMLERSSIRKLAIKMDVSKSTAGRWVKGNKIRAHTNAIKPALTDVNKIARMRWSLSHIQPTISEGKLTYHAMHNIVHIDEKWFYMTKTSDRYYLLPEEDEPYRSCKSKRFITKVMFMCAVSRPMFGSDGQPIFDGKISIFPFTQQVPAMRKSKNRPRGTLETKPIPSVNKEAMRKCLLNQIIPTIKAKWPANANKEIYIQQDNAKPHLKSSDLQFEAIASTDGFKFHLVSQPANSPDTNVLDLGFFRAIQSLQDDKLATNIDELLANVWSSFQELTPQTLNKVFLTLQSCLTKILEVHGGNNYKIPHLNKDRLSRTVGLPTSLEVEEILIRDSLEYLQLSQNDVGGSYEIEHLISVLG